A stretch of Pseudomonas sp. LRP2-20 DNA encodes these proteins:
- a CDS encoding Het-C domain-containing protein produces the protein MTNQQDTTSFSSTFALEQLQKLASAIDIQLFTHLFRPIFGSRLSPALFMHLQRQLIAKTFNNPSYQVSDDISEPCTYLRETREILVQGKAIAQAIEHPEEGAPLMLALMEAFALHIHALLLHGGTEADAPDFDPAEPAQMTKAFVQTLLFYNEPIDAGSTFATFIEAGAKHTLILSTPTSPPSRQKRFAAGRGHGLNSFGHQSIEDALETVGFSEAQRKAIYFGNWLRDYSQLIDPKIVHPVSNAQIDTTEIIKAIAARQLPRLSREKLTAVVDLFALKHFHSLQQTPEERADYRVTPELLGVYRAHEHIDNPTTLDREAFDPRSIDPDFTALVFPEDKLNTVLPKRSMKRYIRRPVIYMSKKLEAAKKEGTTAKGMRLFGEGLHVLEDYFAHSNFVELSLRKLGHDKVLPWTTRIESRDISRHEWPVITGMFGALDIVGSVSDPLAELLYGDQKADREPGERSDFDNVMLILLKGEDSLLANAYELYLNARDNVRNNEIYQWLNNVKNLTELPSKAIEHAINLIRKPLLNWASDHIATLQAHLNGDPNNDVNVLATHSQLAKDHDTHPFHSLAVILAAHAVKDVGQAMFNHWMALGKELDSPEIVAQRYIVHPNDTDWFTQIVDEWAQANPEKVEQGKSLETLRQLQTEELEHALKEVQESLQTAVEHIKETEELTDTSFWSIVNMPDTGPAPWQ, from the coding sequence ATGACCAACCAGCAAGATACCACCTCATTTTCCAGCACCTTCGCCCTTGAACAACTGCAAAAACTCGCCTCGGCTATCGACATTCAGCTGTTTACTCACTTGTTCAGGCCAATATTTGGCAGCCGCCTGTCACCCGCCTTGTTCATGCACCTTCAGCGGCAACTGATTGCCAAGACCTTCAACAACCCAAGTTACCAGGTCAGCGACGATATCTCCGAGCCTTGCACCTACCTGCGAGAAACGCGCGAGATACTCGTGCAAGGCAAGGCCATCGCACAGGCCATTGAGCATCCTGAGGAAGGCGCCCCGCTCATGCTTGCGCTCATGGAGGCATTTGCGCTGCACATTCATGCCCTTTTGCTGCATGGCGGCACAGAAGCTGACGCACCAGACTTTGATCCAGCAGAACCCGCGCAGATGACCAAGGCATTTGTGCAAACACTGCTTTTCTATAACGAACCGATCGATGCCGGGAGCACCTTTGCAACATTCATTGAGGCAGGCGCCAAGCACACCTTGATACTCAGCACCCCTACAAGCCCGCCAAGCCGTCAGAAACGCTTCGCTGCTGGACGAGGTCACGGTCTCAACTCTTTCGGTCATCAATCCATTGAAGATGCCCTGGAAACCGTCGGTTTCAGCGAGGCGCAACGCAAGGCCATCTACTTTGGCAACTGGCTGCGCGACTACTCGCAACTGATTGACCCAAAGATCGTTCATCCCGTGAGCAATGCCCAGATCGATACAACGGAGATCATCAAGGCCATTGCGGCACGGCAACTACCGCGCCTATCGCGAGAAAAGCTGACGGCGGTTGTCGATCTGTTTGCCCTGAAGCATTTCCACAGCTTGCAGCAAACACCTGAAGAACGTGCAGACTATCGCGTTACCCCTGAGCTGCTTGGGGTTTACCGGGCTCACGAACACATCGATAACCCAACCACACTGGACCGAGAGGCGTTCGACCCCCGTAGCATCGACCCCGATTTCACCGCACTGGTATTTCCTGAAGACAAACTCAATACGGTGCTACCCAAACGCTCGATGAAGCGTTACATCCGCCGGCCAGTCATTTACATGAGCAAAAAGCTGGAAGCTGCGAAAAAAGAAGGCACGACAGCAAAAGGCATGCGACTGTTCGGCGAAGGCCTGCATGTACTGGAAGACTATTTCGCTCACTCCAACTTTGTTGAACTCAGCTTGAGAAAACTGGGCCACGACAAGGTGTTGCCATGGACCACACGCATCGAGTCAAGGGATATCAGCCGCCATGAGTGGCCCGTCATCACCGGCATGTTCGGTGCACTGGATATCGTCGGCAGTGTCAGCGATCCGCTGGCCGAGCTGCTTTATGGCGACCAGAAGGCAGACCGCGAGCCCGGTGAGCGTAGCGACTTTGATAACGTGATGCTGATATTGCTGAAGGGTGAAGACTCTTTGCTGGCCAACGCCTACGAGCTTTATCTCAATGCGCGCGACAACGTCAGGAACAATGAGATCTACCAATGGTTGAACAATGTCAAAAACCTTACTGAGTTACCTAGCAAGGCCATCGAACACGCAATCAATCTGATCAGGAAACCACTGCTTAACTGGGCAAGTGACCATATCGCGACCTTACAGGCTCATCTGAACGGAGACCCGAACAACGACGTTAATGTCTTGGCAACCCATTCACAACTGGCCAAGGATCACGACACGCACCCTTTCCACTCCCTGGCGGTGATACTGGCGGCGCACGCAGTGAAGGACGTTGGCCAGGCCATGTTCAATCACTGGATGGCGCTGGGCAAAGAACTGGACAGCCCAGAGATTGTGGCCCAGCGTTATATCGTCCATCCCAACGATACCGATTGGTTCACGCAGATCGTTGATGAGTGGGCGCAAGCAAACCCTGAAAAGGTCGAGCAAGGCAAATCGCTCGAAACGCTCAGGCAACTTCAGACCGAAGAACTTGAGCATGCACTGAAGGAAGTACAGGAATCGCTGCAAACAGCAGTGGAACATATCAAGGAAACAGAGGAACTGACCGACACCAGTTTCTGGAGCATCGTCAACATGCCAGACACAGGGCCTGCGCCCTGGCAGTGA
- the purL gene encoding phosphoribosylformylglycinamidine synthase — protein sequence MLILRGAPALSAFRHGKLLEQLSQKVPAVTGLYAEFAHFADVEGELTADQQQVLGRLLKYGPSVPVQEPTGRLFLVVPRLGTISPWASKASDIAHNCGLQSIQRLERGIAYYVAGNLSDADAELIAAELHDRMTQRVLAKLEQAADLFSHAQPKPMTSVDILKGGRAALAQANIDLGLALAEDEIDYLVNAFQGLKRNPNDIELMMFAQANSEHCRHKIFNASWDIDGQAQEKSLFGMIKNTYQMHNEGVLSAYKDNASVIVGSVAGRFFPNPETRQYGAVQEPVHILMKVETHNHPTAIAPFSGASTGSGGEIRDEGATGRGAKPKAGLTGFTVSNLRIPGFEQPWEQAYGKPERIVDALDIMIEGPLGGAAFNNEFGRPALTGYFRTFEQAIDTPHGEEVRGYHKPIMLAGGMGNIREEHVQKGEITVGAKLIVLGGPAMLIGLGGGAASSVATGASSADLDFASVQRENPEMERRCQEVIDRCWQLGDKNPIAFIHDVGAGGISNAFPELVNDGGRGGRFELRNVPNDEPGMAPHEIWSNESQERYVLAVSAVDFERFQAICERERCPFAVVGEATQEPHLTVSDSHFGNTPVDMPLDVLLGKPPRMHRSVTREAELGDDFDPSKLDLDQAVQRVLNHPAVASKSFLITIGDRTITGLVARDQMVGPWQVPVADCAVTATSFDVYTGEAMAMGERTPLALLDAPASGRMAIGETLTNLAAARIEKLSDIKLSANWMSAAGHPGEDARLYDTVKAVGMELCPELGITIPVGKDSMSMKTKWSEEGVEKSVTSPMSLIITGFAPVTDIRQTLTPQLRMDKGETDLILIDLGRGKNRMGASILAQTYGKIAALAPDVDDAEDLKAFFAVIQGLNADGHLLAYHDRSDGGLLTTVLEMAFAGHCGLDLQLDPLTDSKDDVAAILFNEELGAVIQVRQDATPDVLAQFSAAGLGEGCVSVIGKPVNNGEVSISLNGEVLFDDERRMLQRQWAETSYQIQRLRDNADCADQEFDLLLEEENPGLSVKLGYDVNDDIAAPYIKKGVRPQVAILREQGVNGQVEMAAAFDRAGFAAIDVHMSDILAGRVDFEAFKGLVACGGFSYGDVLGAGEGWAKSALFNSRARDAFQAFFERTDSFALGVCNGCQMMSNLHELIPGTEHWPHFVRNRSEQFEARVAMVEVQKSNSIFLQGMAGSRMPIAIAHGEGHAEFASEEALLAADLSGCVALRYVDNHGKVTEAYPANPNGSPRGITGLTSRDGRVTIMMPHPERMFRAVQNSWRPDEWQEDAALMRMFRNARVWVN from the coding sequence ATGTTGATCCTGCGCGGCGCTCCTGCCCTTTCTGCCTTTCGCCACGGTAAATTACTCGAGCAACTGAGCCAGAAAGTCCCCGCTGTTACTGGTTTGTATGCCGAATTTGCCCACTTCGCCGATGTTGAAGGCGAGCTGACCGCCGACCAGCAGCAGGTGCTGGGCCGTCTGCTCAAATACGGCCCGAGCGTGCCGGTACAGGAGCCGACCGGCCGCCTGTTCCTGGTCGTGCCGCGCCTGGGCACCATCTCGCCGTGGGCCAGCAAGGCCAGCGACATCGCCCACAACTGCGGCCTGCAGTCGATCCAGCGCCTGGAGCGCGGCATCGCCTATTACGTGGCCGGCAACCTGAGCGACGCCGACGCCGAGCTGATCGCCGCCGAACTGCACGACCGCATGACCCAGCGCGTGCTGGCCAAGCTGGAGCAGGCAGCCGACCTGTTCAGCCACGCCCAGCCCAAGCCGATGACCTCGGTCGACATCCTCAAAGGTGGCCGCGCCGCCCTGGCCCAGGCCAACATCGACCTGGGCCTGGCCCTGGCCGAAGACGAGATCGACTACCTGGTCAACGCCTTCCAGGGCCTCAAGCGCAACCCGAACGACATCGAACTGATGATGTTCGCCCAGGCCAACTCCGAGCACTGCCGCCACAAGATCTTCAACGCCAGTTGGGACATCGACGGCCAGGCTCAGGAAAAGAGCCTGTTCGGCATGATCAAGAACACCTACCAGATGCACAACGAAGGCGTACTGTCGGCTTACAAGGACAACGCCTCGGTGATCGTCGGCAGCGTCGCCGGCCGCTTCTTCCCGAACCCTGAAACCCGCCAGTACGGTGCGGTGCAGGAGCCGGTGCACATCCTGATGAAGGTCGAGACGCACAACCACCCGACCGCCATCGCCCCGTTCTCCGGCGCCTCCACCGGCTCCGGCGGCGAAATCCGCGACGAAGGCGCGACCGGCCGTGGCGCCAAGCCAAAAGCCGGCCTGACCGGCTTCACCGTGTCCAACCTGCGCATTCCAGGCTTCGAACAGCCATGGGAGCAGGCCTACGGCAAGCCAGAGCGCATCGTCGACGCCCTCGACATCATGATCGAAGGCCCACTGGGCGGCGCCGCGTTCAACAACGAGTTCGGTCGCCCGGCCCTGACTGGCTACTTCCGTACCTTCGAGCAGGCCATCGACACCCCGCATGGCGAGGAAGTGCGCGGCTACCACAAGCCGATCATGCTCGCTGGCGGCATGGGCAACATTCGTGAAGAACACGTGCAGAAGGGCGAGATCACCGTCGGCGCCAAGCTGATCGTGCTCGGTGGCCCGGCCATGCTGATCGGCCTGGGCGGCGGCGCCGCTTCGTCGGTGGCCACCGGTGCCAGCTCGGCTGATCTGGACTTCGCCTCGGTACAGCGCGAAAACCCGGAAATGGAGCGCCGTTGCCAGGAGGTCATCGACCGCTGCTGGCAGCTGGGCGACAAGAACCCGATTGCCTTCATCCACGACGTGGGCGCCGGTGGTATCTCCAACGCCTTCCCGGAGCTGGTCAACGACGGTGGCCGTGGTGGCCGCTTCGAACTGCGCAACGTGCCGAACGACGAGCCGGGCATGGCCCCGCACGAAATCTGGAGCAACGAATCGCAAGAGCGTTACGTGCTGGCTGTCAGCGCCGTCGATTTCGAGCGTTTCCAGGCCATCTGTGAACGCGAGCGTTGCCCGTTTGCCGTGGTCGGCGAAGCGACGCAAGAGCCGCACCTGACCGTAAGCGACAGCCACTTCGGCAACACCCCGGTGGACATGCCGCTCGACGTGCTGCTGGGCAAGCCGCCGCGCATGCACCGTTCGGTCACCCGCGAAGCCGAGCTGGGCGATGACTTCGACCCAAGCAAGCTGGATCTGGACCAGGCTGTGCAGCGCGTGCTGAACCACCCGGCCGTGGCCAGCAAGAGCTTCCTGATCACCATCGGCGACCGCACCATCACCGGCCTGGTTGCCCGCGACCAGATGGTCGGCCCGTGGCAGGTGCCAGTGGCCGACTGTGCCGTCACCGCCACCAGCTTCGACGTCTACACCGGTGAAGCCATGGCCATGGGCGAGCGTACCCCGCTGGCCCTGCTGGATGCCCCGGCGTCCGGGCGCATGGCGATCGGCGAAACCCTGACCAACCTGGCCGCTGCACGCATCGAGAAACTGTCCGACATCAAACTGTCGGCCAACTGGATGTCCGCCGCTGGCCACCCGGGTGAAGACGCGCGCCTGTACGACACCGTCAAGGCTGTCGGTATGGAGCTGTGCCCGGAGCTGGGCATCACCATTCCGGTCGGCAAAGACTCGATGTCGATGAAGACCAAGTGGAGCGAAGAGGGCGTCGAGAAGAGCGTCACTTCGCCGATGTCGCTGATCATCACCGGCTTCGCCCCGGTCACCGACATTCGCCAGACCCTGACCCCGCAACTGCGCATGGACAAGGGCGAGACCGACCTGATCCTGATCGACCTGGGCCGTGGCAAGAACCGCATGGGCGCCTCGATCCTGGCCCAGACCTACGGCAAGATCGCCGCCCTGGCACCGGACGTCGACGACGCCGAAGACCTCAAGGCGTTCTTCGCCGTGATCCAGGGCCTGAACGCCGACGGCCACCTGCTGGCCTACCACGACCGTTCCGACGGTGGCCTGCTGACCACCGTGCTGGAAATGGCCTTCGCCGGCCACTGTGGCCTCGACCTGCAACTCGACCCGCTGACCGACAGCAAGGACGACGTGGCAGCCATTCTCTTCAACGAAGAGCTGGGCGCGGTCATCCAGGTTCGCCAGGATGCCACCCCGGACGTGCTGGCACAGTTCAGCGCTGCCGGCCTGGGCGAGGGTTGCGTTTCGGTGATCGGCAAGCCGGTCAACAACGGTGAAGTGTCCATCAGCCTCAACGGCGAAGTGCTGTTCGACGACGAGCGTCGCATGCTGCAGCGCCAGTGGGCCGAAACCAGCTATCAGATCCAGCGCCTGCGCGACAACGCCGACTGCGCCGACCAGGAATTCGACCTGCTGCTCGAGGAAGAAAACCCGGGCCTGTCGGTCAAGCTGGGCTACGACGTCAACGACGACATCGCCGCGCCGTACATCAAGAAGGGCGTGCGCCCGCAAGTGGCGATCCTGCGCGAGCAGGGCGTCAACGGCCAGGTCGAGATGGCTGCCGCCTTCGACCGCGCAGGCTTTGCCGCCATCGACGTGCACATGAGCGATATCCTCGCTGGCCGTGTGGACTTCGAAGCCTTCAAGGGCCTGGTCGCCTGCGGTGGCTTCTCCTACGGTGACGTGCTGGGTGCCGGTGAGGGCTGGGCCAAGTCGGCGCTGTTCAACAGCCGCGCCCGCGATGCCTTCCAGGCCTTCTTCGAACGTACCGACAGCTTCGCCCTGGGCGTGTGCAACGGTTGCCAGATGATGTCCAACCTGCACGAGCTGATCCCGGGCACCGAGCACTGGCCGCACTTCGTGCGCAACCGTTCGGAGCAGTTCGAGGCGCGCGTGGCCATGGTCGAGGTGCAGAAGTCCAACTCGATCTTCCTGCAGGGCATGGCCGGTTCGCGTATGCCGATCGCCATCGCCCACGGCGAAGGCCATGCCGAGTTCGCCAGTGAAGAGGCACTGCTGGCAGCCGACCTGTCCGGTTGCGTGGCCCTGCGCTACGTCGACAACCACGGCAAGGTCACCGAAGCCTACCCGGCCAACCCGAACGGCTCGCCGCGTGGTATCACCGGCCTGACCAGCCGTGACGGCCGCGTGACCATCATGATGCCGCACCCGGAGCGTATGTTCCGCGCCGTGCAGAACTCCTGGCGCCCAGATGAGTGGCAGGAAGACGCCGCGCTGATGCGTATGTTCCGCAACGCCCGCGTGTGGGTGAACTAA
- a CDS encoding NGG1p interacting factor NIF3 — translation MYKLAFFVPASHVEVVKAAVFAAGGGRIGDYDHCAWQTLGQGQFRPLHGSQPFLGQTGQVEVVEEWKVELVVADDLIVQVVAALRQSHPYETPAYEVWRLLDF, via the coding sequence GTGTACAAGCTCGCCTTCTTCGTCCCGGCCAGCCATGTTGAAGTGGTCAAGGCCGCCGTGTTCGCCGCTGGTGGCGGGCGTATCGGCGACTACGACCACTGCGCCTGGCAGACCCTGGGCCAAGGCCAGTTTCGCCCGTTGCACGGCAGCCAGCCGTTCCTCGGGCAAACCGGCCAGGTCGAGGTGGTCGAGGAGTGGAAGGTGGAGCTGGTGGTGGCCGACGACCTGATCGTTCAGGTCGTCGCTGCGCTCAGGCAGAGCCACCCGTATGAGACGCCAGCCTATGAGGTCTGGCGCCTGCTGGACTTCTGA
- a CDS encoding NUDIX hydrolase — translation MKFCSACGQPVIQRIPEGDSRLRFVCEYCQTIHYQNPNIVAGVLPTWGSQVLLCRRAIEPRRGFWTLPAGFMENGETLDQAARRETVEEACARVGEMALYQLFDLPHINQVHVFFRAELADLAFAVGVESLEVRLFEEHEIPWGELAFRTVTRTLECYYRDRIRQHYPIGHEYLPPMNVSPTT, via the coding sequence ATGAAATTCTGCAGCGCGTGCGGCCAGCCGGTCATTCAGCGGATCCCCGAAGGCGACAGTCGCCTGCGGTTCGTCTGCGAGTATTGCCAGACCATCCACTACCAGAACCCCAATATCGTCGCCGGGGTGCTGCCCACCTGGGGCAGCCAGGTGCTGCTGTGCCGCCGCGCCATCGAGCCGCGCCGCGGCTTCTGGACGCTGCCGGCCGGTTTCATGGAAAACGGCGAGACCCTCGATCAGGCCGCCCGTCGCGAAACCGTCGAGGAAGCCTGCGCCCGCGTCGGGGAAATGGCCCTTTACCAACTGTTCGACTTGCCGCACATCAACCAGGTGCATGTTTTCTTCCGCGCCGAGCTGGCCGACCTGGCATTCGCCGTGGGTGTCGAAAGCCTGGAGGTGCGGCTGTTCGAGGAACACGAAATACCGTGGGGCGAGCTGGCTTTCCGCACCGTCACTCGCACACTAGAATGCTATTATCGCGACCGCATCAGGCAGCACTACCCGATAGGCCATGAATACCTGCCGCCGATGAATGTTTCGCCCACCACTTAA
- a CDS encoding DNA/RNA non-specific endonuclease, whose product MLPASSSKRWLCVCLPLVVAISSASLRAEINPVLPDHCQVGCPLGGSEQTLYRYAYALNNNPQTKFANWVAYRISAQTQASGAKRQWKSDPDLPAEHTLEPADYKNASAALAVDRGHQANLASMAGSQNAQELNYLSNITPQKANLNKGAWEKLETYERNLARDEDVEAVYVLTGPLYEAVMDALPEADESHRVPSGYWKVLFIGDAPQQASNVAFIMGQDTPLKASFCDYQVTVDAIEKRTGLVLWSDLAAEQGAALKTTAGGLAKRFGC is encoded by the coding sequence ATGCTCCCTGCATCATCGAGCAAGCGCTGGCTGTGCGTTTGCCTGCCGTTGGTCGTCGCCATTTCCTCGGCCAGCCTGCGCGCTGAAATCAACCCTGTGCTGCCCGACCACTGCCAGGTCGGTTGCCCCTTGGGAGGCAGCGAGCAGACTCTGTACCGCTACGCCTACGCGCTGAACAACAATCCGCAGACCAAGTTCGCCAACTGGGTGGCCTATCGCATCTCTGCACAAACCCAGGCGTCTGGCGCCAAACGGCAGTGGAAATCCGACCCTGATCTGCCAGCAGAGCATACGCTGGAGCCTGCAGACTACAAGAACGCCAGCGCGGCCCTGGCCGTCGACCGTGGGCATCAGGCCAATCTGGCGTCGATGGCCGGCTCGCAAAATGCCCAAGAGCTGAATTACCTGTCGAACATTACCCCGCAAAAGGCCAACCTCAACAAGGGCGCCTGGGAGAAACTGGAAACGTACGAGCGCAACCTGGCGCGTGACGAAGATGTGGAGGCGGTCTACGTGCTGACCGGTCCCTTGTACGAAGCCGTCATGGATGCACTGCCAGAGGCAGACGAGTCGCATCGTGTACCCAGCGGCTACTGGAAAGTCCTGTTCATTGGCGATGCCCCACAGCAGGCGTCCAACGTCGCCTTCATCATGGGCCAGGATACGCCGCTGAAGGCAAGTTTCTGCGACTATCAGGTAACCGTCGATGCTATCGAAAAACGGACCGGTCTGGTGCTATGGAGCGACTTGGCGGCGGAGCAGGGGGCAGCATTGAAAACGACCGCAGGAGGCCTTGCGAAACGCTTTGGTTGCTGA
- a CDS encoding PhoX family protein → MSRDTGDNLDRNQSGNLPMASVMDAYLSRRSVMRGSLGAAIAMIAGTGLSGCFDSNGSSGHGPATQPPASEPEAPKLALGFQSIPGSRSDACVVAAGYSAYVLAPWGTPLNSNATPWKSDGSNTSTDQANAMGMHHDGMHFFPINGSSEDGLLAINFEYIDTAALHPNGPTTDTSGKRPAEEVRKEINAHGAGVVRLQKRNGRWQVVDNDPLNRRFTTASRMEITGPLRGTDHVKTKYSVDGTHCRGTNNNCGNGYTPWGTYLTCEENWPGIFVNKGTRPEDQRRIGVGTSSGQYQWESAAGDSSEEADEFARFDVTVKGASATDDYRNEASTYGYIVEIDPYNSSTLATKRTALGRFRHEGCCPGLPVAGKPLVWYMGDDSNNEYLYKWVSTAVWDAADATPADRLATGAKYLDQGKLYVARFNADGTGVWLLLDVNTATSAGSTLGALYGDLAGIILNTRGAGDAVGATPMDRPEWTAVNPLNGDVYLTLTNNSVRAADKVDAANPRGPNRHGHIIRWHDSDDQLSFTWDIFVFGANASGTADINRSGLTELNQFASPDGMSFDSRGVLWFETDNGETTLTDYTNDQLLAVIPTDLVDASGKQVPINAQNQAALRRFFVGPNGCEVTGISFTPDNKTLFINIQHPDNWPHTDKATDATPTGTKVRPRAATVVIQRDDGGEIGTV, encoded by the coding sequence ATGAGTCGAGATACCGGCGATAATCTTGACCGCAACCAGAGCGGTAACCTGCCGATGGCCAGCGTCATGGACGCTTATCTGAGCCGTCGCAGCGTGATGCGCGGGAGCCTGGGCGCCGCCATTGCCATGATTGCCGGTACCGGCCTGAGCGGCTGCTTCGACAGCAATGGCAGTTCCGGTCACGGTCCGGCCACCCAACCACCGGCGAGCGAGCCTGAAGCGCCGAAACTGGCCCTTGGCTTCCAGTCCATTCCTGGCTCGCGCAGCGATGCCTGTGTGGTCGCAGCCGGTTACAGCGCCTATGTGCTGGCCCCCTGGGGCACACCGCTGAACAGCAACGCCACCCCATGGAAATCGGACGGCAGCAACACTTCGACCGACCAGGCCAACGCCATGGGCATGCACCATGACGGCATGCACTTCTTCCCGATCAACGGCAGCTCCGAAGACGGCCTGCTGGCGATCAACTTCGAATACATCGACACGGCTGCCCTGCACCCCAACGGCCCGACCACCGACACCAGCGGCAAGCGCCCGGCCGAAGAAGTGCGCAAGGAAATCAACGCCCACGGCGCCGGCGTGGTGCGCCTGCAGAAGCGCAACGGTCGCTGGCAAGTGGTCGACAACGACCCGCTCAACCGTCGTTTCACCACCGCTTCGCGCATGGAAATCACCGGGCCGCTGCGCGGCACCGACCACGTCAAGACCAAGTACTCGGTCGATGGCACCCACTGTCGCGGCACCAACAACAACTGCGGCAACGGCTATACCCCGTGGGGCACCTACCTGACCTGCGAAGAGAACTGGCCGGGCATCTTCGTCAACAAGGGCACCCGCCCCGAAGACCAGCGCCGCATTGGCGTGGGTACCTCCAGTGGCCAGTACCAGTGGGAAAGCGCAGCCGGCGACAGCAGTGAAGAGGCCGATGAATTCGCCCGCTTCGACGTGACCGTCAAAGGTGCCAGCGCCACCGATGACTACCGCAACGAAGCCAGCACCTACGGCTACATCGTCGAGATCGACCCGTACAACAGCAGTACCCTGGCCACCAAGCGCACAGCCCTGGGCCGCTTCCGCCACGAAGGCTGCTGCCCAGGCCTGCCGGTAGCCGGCAAGCCGCTGGTCTGGTACATGGGCGACGACTCGAATAACGAGTATCTGTACAAGTGGGTGTCCACGGCCGTGTGGGATGCCGCCGACGCCACCCCGGCCGACCGCCTGGCCACCGGGGCCAAGTACCTGGACCAGGGCAAGCTGTACGTCGCCCGCTTCAATGCCGACGGCACCGGCGTGTGGCTGCTGCTCGACGTGAACACCGCCACCTCCGCCGGCAGCACCCTGGGTGCGCTTTACGGTGACCTCGCCGGCATCATCCTCAACACCCGGGGTGCCGGCGACGCCGTGGGCGCCACGCCGATGGACCGCCCGGAATGGACCGCCGTCAACCCGCTCAATGGCGACGTCTACCTGACCCTGACCAACAACAGCGTGCGGGCTGCCGACAAGGTCGATGCGGCCAACCCGCGCGGCCCGAACCGCCACGGCCACATCATCCGCTGGCACGACAGCGACGACCAGCTGAGCTTCACCTGGGACATCTTCGTGTTCGGCGCCAACGCCAGCGGTACTGCCGACATCAACCGCTCAGGCCTGACCGAACTCAACCAGTTCGCCAGCCCTGACGGCATGAGCTTCGATAGCCGTGGCGTGCTGTGGTTCGAGACCGACAACGGTGAAACCACCCTCACCGACTACACCAACGACCAATTGCTGGCGGTGATTCCCACCGACCTGGTCGATGCCAGTGGCAAGCAGGTGCCGATCAATGCCCAGAACCAGGCGGCCCTGCGCCGCTTCTTCGTCGGGCCGAATGGTTGCGAGGTTACGGGCATCAGCTTCACGCCGGACAACAAGACGCTGTTCATCAACATCCAGCACCCGGATAACTGGCCGCATACCGACAAGGCGACCGATGCGACCCCGACAGGGACCAAAGTAAGGCCACGCGCTGCGACGGTGGTGATCCAGCGCGATGATGGCGGGGAGATCGGCACCGTCTGA